In the genome of Dromiciops gliroides isolate mDroGli1 chromosome 1, mDroGli1.pri, whole genome shotgun sequence, the window ATTTTTGAGGgactttttttcttcagaaagtcACTATTTTCTCTACCGTACCAGGCTTGAGTATGTTTGCACTTGTAAATGGTTATAGCTAAAAGTTCAGGGCCAACATGAAAGTATGTGTCCTAGATGGCTTTGAAGTTAAAAGTCTGGTTAAAGAAAGAAGCTTTCTACCTGAACCATCCAACCAACATCCCAAACAGACCGGAaccatttaaatgttttttcccaATTTAAGAATGAAACCCAAATAGTATATTTATTTTAGACTTGAcagggattgggggaggaagaggagtaatGGAAATGTTAAAAATACATACAAGTCAACAACTGTAACTAATAAAGACTGATGTTGAAGTTAAAAAACCaagtgtttatttaaaaaaaaaaaaacaacatacaagggggcagctaggtggtacagtggataaagtaccagccctggattcaagaggacctgagttgaaattcagtctcagacacttgacacttactagctgtgtgaccctgggcaagtcacttaaccctcattgccccgcaaaaaaacaacaaggggcagctaggtggtgcagtggataaggcaccagccttggattcgggaggacctgagttcaaacccagcctcagacacttactagctgtgtgactctgggcaagtcacttaacccccattgccctgcaaaaaaataatagtaataaatacatgctaattatcatttttttaaaaaaagaaaaaacaacaacaaaaagtaaaccaccatacaaaacaaaacaaaaaaaaaaaaactatagcttGTAAGcaagcatcagttcataaaaaaaaaatcactgaagactTTGCATGATAATTATTCTCAAGAGATAAATTAGGGAATAAAAGCATAGGGGTAATGAACGAAACACAGTCCTCCAAATCAGGAGATTTGGATTCTGATTCCAACTTTGTCAATGGCTAGCTGAATAAGCGccagggctagagtcaggaagactcatctttctaagttcaaatctagcttcagatacttactagctgtgtgaccttgggcaagtcatttaaccctgtttgccccaactcttcttttgtaaaatgagttagagaaggaaacggcaaagcactccagtatctttcccaagaaaaccccaaatggggtcacaaagagttggacatgaccgaaaaaaacaaccaaaagcaAGCAGTATGACCTTAGGGAAGTTGCTTGAGTTCTCTggaatttagtttcctcatctgtaaaatgaaagaactggTCTAGTTGAGCTCTAAGGCTGTTTGCAAATCTGAAAATCTATAGTTCTACAAGTTTGCTCACAACATAAGTTAACTCATTTCACCTAGGATCTTACtacatatgagtcctttcttGTCTATAATAACACTAGCCAACATTCATATAGCTATTGATGGTTTGCAAAttcattttttacatttgttaccttatttgatcctaaaaacaaCCAGGGGAAGTAGGTATTatcattaactccattttacaaatgaggaaactgaggcaaacagattaagtgacctgtccagggtcacagctggtaactgtctgagactggatttaaactcagctcttcctgactccaagtccaggactgtACTCACTCTGACATGCCCAGAAATCTCCACCTGCATGAACTGGTCATAGATGtcttttggaaaaagaagcaACAGCAGTTAGGTATCTACCACTTCCTCAAACAGACATTCTTGTTTTCCCTTCTACTTCTCCTTCACTattgcatttattcatttaatttaataagcacaattaagtacctactaagtacttcctctctactttcttttctaCTTCTGATCATTTTTCCACAGCCTTTGAGAACAGGTCACAAAGGATATTTAGCttgcagaagagaaaacttaaggGGTGAGTGATCGTTTAACTCCAAGTAGTGGAAGAAATTTCATTTGCAAGAggaatgcaattcaattcaacaaaattaaTGATTAGAAGTGTTCAGcttggggcaggtagatggtgcagtggatagagcaccggccctggattcaggagtacctgagttcaaatccggcctcagacacttaacacttactagctgtgtgaccctgggcaagtcacttaaccccaattgcctcacccccccaaaaaaaaagaagtgttcaGCTTGACCCTAAAGGGCTAACTTTggagctctggagtcagaggacctgagttcaaatcctaccactgaTAAGAGAATTCCATTAAATAGCTTCTGTGGTTCTTCAAAACTTGAGATTTATGATCTAAGTTCCCAAAGAGATGTTGGATCAGTGTACAAGGAAATTTACAAAACGGTGGttttccaaaagtagaatgggattTCTCAGGATGTAGTGGGATCCCTAAAACAGAGGTAGCCAATGGCCTCCAAGATACCTTCCAAATCCATGATTCTGAGTCTGTTGTTCCTTCCACACTTCCTAAACCTTAAGCCCTACTATGACATCCACCAGTATTTGGGGGCTAAGTCATCTCTGACTTGAAATGACCAAGGAAACCCAAAGCGTTGATTGTCCCAGAAAACAGCTCCTGGCCTCCCACATAATGAGAGCCCAaaaagactttttcatttttaattcttcagagagaacTAATCATGATAATGGGTGAAAGGTACATTGAAATATATTCACTGAAGCAAAGAAGAAACAGGACTTGTGAGATGGCAAGTGACCAGCATCTTCACAGTGGTCCTTAGAGCTAAGAAGCTTTTACAAACTTTAACCTTGTtttggagcaaaaaaaaaatccatacttCTGGACATGGAACCTTTAGGACTACAGATATTACAGAAACTATCCCCAAGGGAAGAAATGGGCAACATGGGAGAAAAGCTAAACACATCTCTCTCCCCCTACTTTGGTGATCATTGTGATTCTGTGCAAAGGAATTAATTAGTATTTGATCCCTTGTAGCAACAAAGATAACCTAATGAGGAGAGTGACCAATGAGCAATGGAGAACAAGCACACTTTGTCTGGAGATCCCGGATCAGTATTCAGCATCTGAGGTACCCTAATTGGCTTTGCGATTTATGATGTTTCTAAAGTCACAATGAGAAACCAATCTTGAGCAAATTCTTAGAAAAACTAAATGGTGCAGAAAAAGATATCCCAAAGAGAcagaaatgtttttttgttttaggtttagggttgggtttggggtttggctttttttttttttttggcctcccCTAGAAACCTTTTCTCCCCGTCTGAACCTCTAACCTTCTTTGCAGCTAAACGGGAGGCTTGGATTTTCATTAAAAGCATGCCAGTTTCTGGAAGCGATATATCGTTCAGCTAATGAATTCTATTCAGATACCACTGGACTCAAAATAATGGACCAAAAGAAGCATTAAATATGGAAGTAGGAAACCCAGGTTGGCATCCCTTGCTTTGATACTTTCTATAGTGGCCATGAATAGGGTGTTTAATCTCAGATTGTCAGTCTAGCTCCTTTCTAAACACATTTCCTAAAGAGGCTGTGGGGAGGCAAGAGAAAGAAGGCTGGAAGTGAAGGGGAAAGAGCATtgaccacagaatcacagaaccaaAATGCTTTGTATACTATAGGCACATAATATATGCTtgttaagtgaatgaataaaaacttaACAGGGGAAGAATGGTATAGGAAAAAAAAGTGCTAAAaccagagtcagaggacccaagtcCCAACTCTGCCCCTTACTAACAAaggccttcagtttcttcagttgtaaaataagAACGCTGGATCGgatcatctctgaggtcctttctaggtcTAGACTTATGTGATGTTATGCGCCCTGTAGGTTGATCAATTACAAAAGCCAGCTTTAACATTTGAAGTTCTTGAGACAACTGATGAGCAGCCTGACCTACGATATCCTCTATCCGCAATCATAGCAGCAGGGGTGAGAGAGGCCCAATCAATCACAGAAGGGATTCTTTATAAACACCAATCGAGCCAATGGcatcacagaaagaaaaaagaaatataggaagcAACATAACAGGTGGGAGTCTGTTGTTCCTATGTAGGCTTGTAACTTTCAGTATTCAGGTGCATTCCATAGACTGGCCTGAACCAAAGCTAACATCCAGGAAATCTTTGATCTTATATGGCGATCGATGCCTGTGGAAATAAATAGTATGATTTTGTAAGTATCAAATATGAACTGTCTGAATAAACTACCTTTGTTTAATTCATTAAGAAAACTCCTTAAACTCTCTGAATACTCTTGCCAAGAGATTAGCTtccaatctcatttttttttttaaatgggaaatgaTACAAAGTCAAACAGACACAGAATAatggtacaaaggaaagaaagctgAATTGGGTGACCAAGGAAAGTCACTAACtgtgtttccttgtctgtaaaatgaaagggctggactagatgacctcaaaattAACTTCTAGTTAAATGTAAGGGTCTGGAGGAAGGAGCTTTTGGAAGACAAAGTATCCTGACACAGGGACTGAAGGCGCCGCGAAGATGGGCTGCGAGTTTGGGAGCCTGATCCGGGTGAGgcacatcatttcctacagcctGTCCCCATTCAAGCAGAAAGCCTTCCCCAGCTACTTCACCAAGGGCATCCCGAATATGTTACGCAGGATGCAGGACTCCATTCTGCGGGCCGCCCCACCATTTATAGGCTTTTACTTCCTCTATACCTGGGGAACCCAGGAGTTTGAGAAgtcaaagaagaagaaagcaatcggctttgaagaagaaaaataagctaTTCAGAGGGAAGTGCAACAATATTGGTTACCTGGTGGTCAGCTCTGTGATATAGAAGAAGAGTGTATAAAGATAGTTTAAAGATGTAATAAATTTCACAtttcacaaaaaaaccccaaaaaacaaaaaaacttctagTTTGAAATCTATGATGCCATAATCCCACTTGGGCATTCCCCCTGCCCTGACTCCAACCTTATTATAGATGAAAGACTCAGAACAATAAAATGTAAcaatgtgacttttaaaaatatatttgagaccagaaaaaaacaaaaaacaaacaaacaaaatatttagggcagctaggtgtcacagtggataaagcaccggccctggattcaggagtacctaagttcaaatcgggccttagaaacttgacacttactagctgtgtgaccctgggcaagtcacttaactctcattgccctgctcaaaaacaaaaacaaaaaccaaccaaactatatatatatatatatatatatatatatatatatatatatatatatatatatatatatatatatatatttgagggggcagctaggtggtgcagtggataaagcaccagccctggattcaggaggacctgagttcaaatccagcctcagacacttgacacttaaccctaattgcttcatcAAATAACTAAGTGAATgaacagataaacaaataaacaaataggtgaatgaataaataagtaaataaatatatatttgagaaaaataagGCATGCTTTTAAGTGGTGTACATAATGACACAATGCACAGAGGACatatcaggaaaaactgagttttaTGTGTTGTCCTTCTCCACTAGAATgtaaagcttcttgaaggcaaggaagaTAGGAGCTCTTGGTGTTGTCTGTAAGTAGCCCTAAGTGTTGCTTGTTGGTTATCAATTTTTTCCACTGTGTTTCCAGTTTAAAGGCTTTCCTAAGCATTTTAATCTTCAGcattttttaatgcatttaaagacattcttCAGAGAAGGCCTTAGCAGGCTTTCTCAGATATGGGGCCAGGGCACAAAAAATGGTGAAGAAGATGAGTACTATATAATGTCTATAGTTCTACCCTACTCAAATTCATGACCCTAGGCTCTTAAGTAGTTACAACAATATATGAAATGGATTTGAAGCTGAGAGTGAGTTCCAAGGATTGCATGGAGAAGGTGGAGGCAGCAGCATAAACAGAAACCCAGATGCAGGTATGGGGTTGGAATCAGGGAACTAGTAGGTTATGAAGGGAAGATCACATAAGGAAACACATAATAAGGAAGAGATTAGATAATGGGAGCTCTTGAATTGTCCTCTAGTTTTTAGGCTTAAAAGTATGAATGATGAAACCCTAAAACTATAACCTtgaaaaacaattataaataGGCCCCTTCCtaatttatctcatttaattcattCAAACAGATCATAAATTCCTAGAAAGCCTTCTTGTATGTTGTCCACCGTGTCTAATAAAGCACAAAGGAGATAGACGGTGGTCAATAAGTGATTGTAGAATGAAGTGCTTCATGCAACCAATTCCAAATTATCAAAAAACTGGGGaaacacaaaatgaaaagggCTCTCTCCATCTCCAGTGAATTAAATGGAGTGACAGAGAGGACCATCAGCATGATGGGGGGTACGTCTGCCATCAGCTGATGGAAATAAGGGAAACCAAAGTTTTCTTTCACCCAGGGACGCGCATGGTGTTTTTAAGTAGAGAAGGAAGACAAGATGAGAAGCCACACAGTAATTCATGTTACAAGAGTCTATCTATTTTCTCTACCTAGTCTATACCATAGCTATTACACCTCCTTCTAAATCACAAGGGAAAGATATGTGGTTCTCCCCCCTGCCATCCAAAgcacatttttatataaaagcTTTTTTCAATGACTGACCTactaataaattaaattatttctgtTACACTCCAactaatggaaaagaaaagcGCAGAGCCTGGAGATGAACAATAATCTAAACCGTTAGGTCTGATTTATAACCTAATGATATTCTGGTACTGgcagaagaacaaaacaaaacccgaGCTGTAATAACAGGCAAGGTGTGCTGTCAGCAAGCTTTAGAAAGGTTTAGATTTTAAGCCTGTGGGAATTTGGAAAATATCCAAAATACTATTTTTCTGTAGCTGAGTGACACTGCTTATTACACCTTTAAATTAAATCTAATAAGGAATATTGCCTTTGTTAATCAAAGTATGAGAGTTAAGGTTAGTTTTGTAAAATAGCGAGTCCTTTAACAGAGCTGAGAACAAGCTGCTTCTTTTTGACATCTCCCTGAGGTCCTATTTTCAGTGAATTTTCTTTACCCCTTTACTTTTCTTCTCTCAAGTTCCCTAATGAAGATTTGAGAAACTCGGATTTTGAAGTACTCAGAACATGATGTTATATTAGGTTCAAATCTAAACTGAGAAACCTTTTCCTTTAACTCTATACAAATTCAAAGTCCAGAGCCACTCTTACTGTTCAGTCAGGCTGGACCCCTATCAAGGAACAATTGAATTTGACATTTACGCCAATGGGCCATCAGCCAATTTGTGACGTGATCCAAGGTATCTTGGTTTAAATTGGAGGCCTGTTGTCTGTTTCCTTATACAAGTGATTGGGCTGATTTCATTCCGTTTGCTGAAACATGCAATCCCATGTAATCTGGGGTTTAAAAAGGTTTTCACTGAAGGGAACATATTCTGTCCTCCTAGCAAGATCAGAAAGTTGGTAGCCTGTTCTGTTTCTCATCACAATGAATAACTTTACAACCTAAAAAAagcacaactaaaaaaaaaatcaacctgggCATGTTCTTGGGCTTTCTTATAATGAAGCTTttacaaagagagaaaatggaattgAGATGTTCGAggtaatagctcatatttatatattactttacgtacattattttcctttgggCCTCACAGCCACCCTATAAAGGAGGTACTAAAGTTGTTAATGtgcacactttacagatgaaggaactgaggctaaaAAAGGATAAGCGACTTGCCCTCTTAGCTAAATGGAGATAAGACTGAAACCAAGATGTTTCCGAGCCTACGTCCAGGATCCCCATCCCGATTCTAAGTACATGCATAGCTCCTGTCGGTTTCATTACATTTGATTATTCTATCAAACAACAAGTATCTGTAAAATGCCCATTCTGTTTCAGGTACTGAGCCAGGAGCTACGGATACAAGGGCAAAGAATGGACCAAACCCTACTCGCTATGAGCTTACATGATTGGCCTGGATTTCAGGAGCTTTCGGGGGAAGAACAATCTCCAGACTTGGCTCAGAAAAAGTGGTAAGAGAAATGtatagaggagagaaagtagcTTAACCTTCAAATACACTGACAAACTAGAATCTCAAGCTGTCCTCTCacaaatgtgcatgtgtgtgtgtgtgagtgcctGCACACCTATGTGCGCATGTGCTTGAATATGTACTTCTATTCAATGGGAGGGTAGTTAGGAAATATTTCAAAAGCACCCCAGTGCTCCCAGGCTTAGGTACAGTTTTATAACAGAATAAGATAGAGCTGAGAAGCACCGTGGCTTGTGGCTGTTGTAACACTGTTTTTCAAgtaaggaagatctaggttcataACAACACAAATtgaatcaacaaggatttattaagcacctactatatgcaaggcagaGCAGGTagggggcgccatagtgcacagagtgccaggccaggagtcaagacgactcaccttcctgagttcaaatctgacctcagacactaactctgtgatctcaagcaagtcatttaaccctgtttgcctcagtttcttcacctgtaaaaatgagctggagaaagaaatggcaaaccactccaaatctttgccaagaaaaccccaaatggggtcccaaaaaCTCAGTGCTAAGCCCTGCTCAGGCCAATGGGCTGACCatctaaaagaaaaatggatctgGAGTAAGAAGACCTAATGTTAAATCCCAGATTGGCCACTGACTACCTGGATGACCTtcggcaaatcacaacctctctgacactcagtttcctcatttataaaatgagaaggttgggctagatgacttatAGGGTCAAATCTAGATCTTAATCAGACccccaggacttagcatagtgcctggcacatagtagggattaATAGATGTTGATTGAATTGAAACCACTGTATGATTTTTACCAATTATGGGAAGAAGACATTGAAGCTCtattaagcctcagtttccttatctgtaaaagggtaAAGATAATAGCATGTTCCTCCCTGGATGGTAATAAGGACAAAAGGAGAGTACTTTGCAAATGTCAAATTGCTATCTAAACATGCACTATTCTTACTCTTAGGGCTCTGAAATAATATTGCTTAGCCCAATCTTCCATAGAAGGCCTATTCTGAATAGTTCCATAATTGAGATATTCTCTGGAAAAGAGGTTCAGCCAAACCTTGAGAACTATACTGACCACGACCTGTGACTTtctgtagggaaaaaaaaaaaaagaaaagaaacaaactttgTTCCAGAAAAGGGGAGGAACTCCAGGTTAAAGCCATGTTTGAAGCTCATTTCTCTACACACTCAATACACTGTTTCTGTGTGAGGAACATGCTGGAAGCCAAGCTGAGTAATGATCAGTAACTTTAATTAAGCTCTCCATAGGCTCATGAGCttgatgaactttaaaaaaaaaaatgagaagcagaGAAATAAGAAGTATTTGCTCCCCAAGTCAGGTCTCTCATGGCTATAATCCTTTTTTATTAATCTTTGACAAACTATTaaatttcccattttccccctgaccAATGGAAGGCTGCCCTCCTTCAGTATGATTTACAAGTCATCTTAGAAATTAGAATGTGATGAACGAGAAATGCTATTCACTGTAATAGGGGTAGGatggctttccttttcttttctccagaaaCAATGTCCTGCATTTTCCTCTCCATATAGGTCCATATGATAAATAACTCAGGAAGAAAACATGGAGAATTTTAAATGAGGACATAAAAGACATTATAATTTCGTGTGTTCTCTTTGCTCAGGACCTGTTTTctgaagcaataaaaaaaa includes:
- the LOC122755626 gene encoding cytochrome b-c1 complex subunit 8-like; the protein is MGCEFGSLIRVRHIISYSLSPFKQKAFPSYFTKGIPNMLRRMQDSILRAAPPFIGFYFLYTWGTQEFEKSKKKKAIGFEEEK